From the genome of Verrucomicrobiia bacterium, one region includes:
- the purS gene encoding phosphoribosylformylglycinamidine synthase subunit PurS — MKAKIIVTPKKAVLDPQGKTVQTALEHMGYKGVGAVHVGKYMEIELAGSDKESARALVDEACHKLLSNPVIEDYRFEIE, encoded by the coding sequence ATGAAAGCCAAGATTATTGTCACGCCCAAGAAGGCTGTGCTCGACCCTCAGGGGAAAACCGTCCAGACCGCCTTGGAGCATATGGGCTACAAGGGCGTTGGTGCGGTTCATGTCGGCAAATACATGGAAATCGAACTCGCTGGCAGTGACAAGGAATCGGCGCGGGCGCTTGTTGATGAGGCCTGTCACAAACTGCTGAGCAACCCCGTCATCGAGGATTACAGGTTCGAGATCGAGTAA